The following are encoded together in the Oncorhynchus masou masou isolate Uvic2021 chromosome 5, UVic_Omas_1.1, whole genome shotgun sequence genome:
- the LOC135536872 gene encoding regulating synaptic membrane exocytosis protein 2-like isoform X9 — MAVEMTRNMSRQSSKESTNGTMNSCNSEGNLLFGGVRLGQPGNQFSDFLDGLGPAQLVGRQTLATPAIGDIQIGMMDKKGQLEVEVIRARGLVQKPGSKSLPAPYVKVYLLNNGAYVAKKKTKIARKTLDPLYQQALQFEESPQGKVLQVIVWGDYGRMDHKSFMGVAQILLEELDLTSTVIGWYKLFPPSSLVDPTLASLTRRASQSSLDSSSGPPGTRS, encoded by the exons ATGgctgtagagatgaccaggaaCATGAGTCGACAGTCCAGTAAAGAGTCCACCAACGGCACCATGAACAGCTGCAACTCCGAGGGAAA TCTGCTTTTCGGTGGGGTGCGTCTGGGACAGCCAGGCAACCAGTTCAGCGACTTCCTGGATGGTCTGGGTCCCGCCCAGCTGGTGGGCAGACAAACGCTGGCCACACCTGCCATAG GTGATATTCAGATCGGAATGATGGACAAGAAGGGTCAGCTGGAGGTGGAGGTGATCAGAGCTCGGGGCCTTGTACAAAAGCCTGGATCCAAATCCCTCCCTG CTCCATACGTCAAGGTCTATCTGTTGAATAATGGAGCGTATGTAGCCAAAAAGAAAACCAAGATTGCACGGAAAACGCTGGACCCGCTGTACCAGCAAGCGCTGCAATTCGAGGAGAGCCCACAGGGTAAAGTCTTACAG GTGATCGTCTGGGGAGACTACGGACGAATGGACCACAAAAGCTTCATGGGAGTTGCACAAATCCTATTGGAGGAACTAGACTTAACAAGCACAGTGATTGGCTGGTACAAGTTGTTCCCACCCTCCTCTTTAGTGGACCCCACACTAGCCTCCCTGACTCGACGTGCTTCCCAGTCGTCACTGGACAGCTCTTCGGGCCCACCGGGCACCCGATCCTAG